In Aciduliprofundum sp. MAR08-339, a single window of DNA contains:
- a CDS encoding folylpolyglutamate synthase/dihydrofolate synthase family protein — protein MEIPEIEYIYNLRRFGMKLDLSVMKEFAELRNNPQNRFKSVHIAGTNGKGSVAAAIYSILRRNYSVGLYTSPHLVRYSERIIVDDEEIEENYIVNFVRELKPLIERMAKDNRNPTFFEVTTMLAFEYFSHKNVDFGVLEVGLGGRLDATNIVVPEIAGIVTIDLDHTHILGNTLHEIAREKAGIIKDGIPVVVGENKKEAEYVIRKIAERRGAAYHNIWEEMRTERIKIGLDGLEFTAHSPLRDYKIKVPLTGRHQITNMLVAIRSAEILGENYSISKGDIEEGLRRMKWRDRFQIKMWEPLLIFDGAHNPSAARALASTIGDLKIKNPTFLFSMLSDKNIEEFLSIISHMSQRIIVTEIGYERRKTELEDIVRYAKKYFKDVIPFKSSCDALRYAIENERKIVATGSLYLLGELEKCLMSL, from the coding sequence ATGGAAATTCCAGAAATTGAGTACATATACAACCTTCGCAGATTCGGTATGAAACTGGACCTGAGCGTTATGAAGGAGTTTGCAGAACTGCGTAATAATCCTCAGAACAGGTTCAAGAGCGTGCACATAGCAGGAACAAACGGCAAGGGCTCCGTTGCGGCAGCCATATACTCAATTCTGAGGAGAAATTACAGCGTGGGCCTTTACACCTCACCCCATCTTGTTAGGTACTCGGAAAGGATAATCGTGGACGATGAGGAGATTGAAGAAAACTACATCGTGAATTTTGTGAGAGAGTTGAAGCCACTCATTGAGAGGATGGCAAAGGATAACAGAAATCCAACATTTTTTGAGGTTACAACGATGCTTGCCTTTGAGTACTTCTCCCATAAAAATGTGGATTTTGGTGTTCTGGAGGTGGGGTTGGGCGGACGTCTGGATGCAACAAACATAGTGGTTCCGGAGATAGCGGGCATAGTCACCATCGATCTTGACCACACACATATCCTTGGAAACACCCTGCATGAGATAGCAAGGGAGAAGGCAGGAATAATAAAGGATGGGATACCCGTGGTTGTGGGTGAAAATAAAAAAGAGGCGGAATATGTGATAAGAAAAATAGCAGAGAGGAGAGGTGCGGCATATCACAACATATGGGAGGAAATGAGAACTGAGAGAATAAAAATAGGGCTTGATGGACTGGAGTTCACAGCCCATTCACCATTGAGAGACTACAAAATAAAGGTTCCTCTAACGGGTAGACATCAGATTACAAATATGCTCGTAGCCATAAGAAGTGCCGAGATTCTTGGAGAAAACTACTCGATTTCAAAGGGGGACATTGAAGAGGGTCTTCGGAGAATGAAATGGAGGGATAGGTTTCAAATAAAGATGTGGGAGCCCTTGCTCATATTTGATGGTGCACACAATCCATCAGCCGCAAGAGCCCTAGCATCCACCATAGGGGATTTGAAAATAAAAAATCCCACATTCCTGTTCTCCATGCTATCCGATAAGAACATAGAGGAATTTCTGAGCATAATCTCCCATATGAGCCAGAGGATCATCGTGACGGAAATAGGATACGAAAGAAGAAAAACAGAACTTGAGGACATAGTGAGGTACGCAAAAAAATATTTCAAGGATGTGATTCCATTCAAGTCTTCATGCGATGCTCTTCGCTATGCGATTGAGAATGAGAGAAAAATCGTAGCCACGGGCTCCCTGTATCTTCTGGGGGAACTTGAAAAATGCCTGATGTCATTGTAG
- a CDS encoding MFS transporter — translation MRYRGLLVPGLFWAAIAYNMAVVTFTTGNIISELGLGNNPSGKLLVGSLVSITLIGWFFGSFIFGYLSDKFGRRKIIIAATPVHILATALMFFACNYWAYFFLRFIAGMGFGIVLPILSTLVSETSDQDIRGRMVVLLDSFWTYGWVFASLMSLLLLPRLGVHWKVYYLIALFWLLLLLLWKALPESVVKIRKKVPVTEILKLPHTYALWIVWFAMAFSYYGMFVWLPKIFEEDYPLLHSSLFVFISYLFQIPGYLLSAYLIEKIGRRKVLFSFMVVTALSAYLFITRATLLGAILISFFDLGAWGALYAFTPELYPKKVRGSGAGFANSAGRIGGIIGPLVPGFFASWFWPFIAFTLSMLIASFFVFALPENRKG, via the coding sequence ATGCGCTATCGCGGTCTGCTGGTGCCCGGGCTGTTCTGGGCGGCCATTGCCTACAATATGGCGGTTGTTACATTCACCACGGGAAACATAATAAGTGAACTTGGACTTGGAAACAATCCAAGCGGAAAACTTCTGGTTGGCTCGTTAGTTTCCATCACATTGATTGGCTGGTTCTTTGGTTCGTTCATATTTGGCTATCTCTCCGATAAGTTCGGAAGGAGAAAGATAATAATTGCTGCCACTCCGGTTCACATTCTTGCAACCGCCCTTATGTTCTTCGCCTGTAACTACTGGGCTTACTTCTTCCTGCGTTTCATTGCAGGTATGGGATTTGGAATAGTTCTTCCAATTCTGAGCACGCTGGTGAGCGAAACCTCGGATCAGGATATCCGTGGAAGAATGGTGGTTCTCTTGGATTCGTTCTGGACCTACGGCTGGGTATTTGCCTCTCTTATGTCTCTCCTTTTGCTTCCAAGGCTGGGAGTGCACTGGAAGGTCTATTACCTCATAGCCCTGTTCTGGCTTCTCCTTCTTCTGCTGTGGAAAGCCCTGCCCGAATCGGTTGTAAAGATAAGAAAAAAAGTGCCTGTGACCGAGATTTTGAAACTGCCCCACACCTATGCCCTCTGGATCGTATGGTTTGCCATGGCCTTCAGTTACTATGGTATGTTTGTGTGGCTTCCCAAGATATTTGAGGAGGATTATCCCCTTTTGCACTCCTCGCTCTTTGTCTTCATATCCTACCTTTTCCAGATTCCCGGGTACCTGCTCTCCGCATACTTGATTGAGAAAATAGGTAGGCGCAAGGTTCTTTTCTCGTTCATGGTTGTAACTGCCCTCTCCGCATATCTGTTCATAACCCGTGCCACACTCTTGGGTGCTATCCTCATATCCTTCTTTGATCTTGGAGCATGGGGTGCACTCTACGCATTTACGCCGGAACTATATCCAAAGAAGGTTCGTGGCTCCGGTGCAGGCTTCGCCAATTCTGCAGGAAGAATAGGTGGCATAATCGGACCTCTTGTTCCCGGATTCTTTGCATCTTGGTTCTGGCCATTCATAGCGTTTACCCTTTCTATGCTCATTGCATCGTTCTTCGTCTTTGCCCTTCCTGAGAACAGAAAAGGATAA